A single region of the Pseudomonas granadensis genome encodes:
- a CDS encoding acetyl/propionyl/methylcrotonyl-CoA carboxylase subunit alpha yields the protein MPVIHKILIANRGEIACRIQRTAQALGYRTVAVYSDADADALHVKMADQAVQIGPAPVQQSYLNIQAILDAAHRSGADAVHPGYGFLSENAEFARACEQAGLTFIGPSAEAIELMGSKRLSKIAMLDAGVPCIAGYQDAAQDDATLLREAERIGYPLMIKASAGGGGRGMRLVHSAAELPAQLRTARSEALNGFGSDELILEQAVVEPRHVEVQVFGDHHGNLIYLGERDCSIQRRHQKVIEEAPCPIMTTELRQAMGEAALKAGRAVNYVGAGTVEFLLDARGQFYFLEMNTRLQVEHPVTELITGVDLVAWQLQIAEGQPLPLTQDQVQLNGHAMEVRLYAEDPAQDFLPQTGRIEAWEPALSHGVRIDHGLLEGQAVSPFYDPLLGKLIAHGTTREEARRKLLRAVQDTVLMGIQSNQRLLASLLQHEQFISGQFSTAFIAQHFSDHPSLHRYVPSAEELAIAALLFYQSIARNHRQPLSGWRNNASVPLTYRLGVDEQNWTLQLHAQGPDVFQVSLGERTIDLQLIEFDVHSLTLAVNGVRQRHACRLAGAQLWLFTHPGSLRLEDRTHAAIDSQTSVSSGTLKAPMDGAIVDVLVSEGSTVSKGQLLVVLEAMKMEHPLKSGIDGVLKRVQVKVGDQVKNRQVLLQVE from the coding sequence ATGCCTGTCATTCACAAAATCCTGATCGCCAACCGCGGTGAAATCGCCTGCCGCATCCAGCGCACCGCCCAGGCTCTCGGCTACCGTACCGTCGCCGTCTACAGCGATGCCGACGCCGATGCGCTGCACGTAAAAATGGCTGACCAGGCCGTGCAAATCGGCCCGGCACCGGTGCAGCAGTCCTACCTGAATATTCAGGCGATCCTTGACGCCGCGCATCGCAGCGGTGCCGACGCGGTCCATCCCGGCTATGGTTTTCTCTCGGAAAACGCCGAATTCGCCCGCGCCTGCGAACAGGCCGGGCTGACCTTTATCGGCCCCAGCGCCGAAGCCATCGAACTGATGGGCAGCAAACGCCTGTCGAAGATCGCCATGCTCGATGCCGGTGTGCCGTGCATCGCTGGTTACCAGGACGCCGCGCAGGACGACGCGACCCTGCTTCGCGAAGCCGAGCGCATCGGCTACCCGTTGATGATCAAGGCCAGTGCCGGCGGTGGCGGGCGCGGCATGCGCCTGGTACACAGTGCGGCTGAGCTGCCGGCGCAATTGCGCACCGCGCGCTCGGAAGCGTTGAACGGTTTTGGCAGTGACGAATTGATACTTGAACAGGCCGTGGTCGAACCCCGGCATGTCGAAGTGCAGGTGTTCGGCGACCATCACGGCAATCTGATCTACCTTGGCGAGCGCGACTGTTCGATCCAGCGACGCCATCAGAAAGTCATCGAAGAAGCGCCCTGCCCGATCATGACCACCGAGTTGCGCCAAGCCATGGGTGAAGCGGCGTTGAAGGCCGGCCGCGCGGTGAATTATGTCGGCGCCGGCACCGTGGAATTTCTGCTCGATGCACGAGGGCAGTTCTACTTTCTGGAAATGAACACGCGCCTGCAGGTCGAACACCCGGTCACCGAATTGATCACCGGTGTCGATCTTGTGGCGTGGCAATTACAGATTGCCGAGGGCCAGCCGCTGCCGCTGACTCAAGATCAAGTGCAACTCAATGGGCATGCCATGGAGGTGCGGTTGTACGCCGAAGATCCGGCGCAGGATTTTCTTCCCCAGACCGGGCGTATCGAGGCCTGGGAGCCGGCGCTGAGCCATGGTGTGCGGATCGATCACGGCTTGCTCGAAGGGCAAGCGGTCAGCCCGTTCTATGACCCGCTGCTGGGCAAACTGATCGCCCATGGAACCACCCGGGAAGAGGCGCGGCGCAAGCTGTTGCGCGCGGTGCAGGACACTGTGTTGATGGGCATACAAAGCAATCAGCGTCTGCTCGCCAGCCTGTTGCAGCATGAGCAATTTATCAGCGGCCAGTTCAGTACCGCGTTCATTGCCCAACACTTCAGCGATCATCCAAGCCTGCATCGCTACGTGCCCAGCGCCGAGGAATTGGCGATCGCCGCGCTGCTGTTCTATCAAAGCATCGCGCGCAACCATCGTCAGCCACTGAGCGGCTGGCGCAATAACGCCAGCGTGCCGCTGACTTACCGGCTCGGTGTCGATGAGCAGAACTGGACGCTGCAACTGCACGCTCAAGGGCCAGACGTGTTTCAGGTTAGCCTCGGTGAACGCACGATCGACCTGCAACTCATCGAGTTCGACGTGCATTCGCTGACGCTGGCCGTCAACGGCGTGCGCCAGCGCCACGCCTGTCGACTGGCGGGCGCCCAGCTCTGGCTGTTCACCCATCCGGGTAGTCTGCGGCTGGAGGATCGAACTCATGCGGCGATCGACAGTCAGACCAGCGTCAGCTCCGGCACCTTGAAAGCGCCGATGGACGGCGCCATCGTCGACGTCCTGGTCAGCGAAGGCAGCACGGTCAGCAAAGGTCAGTTGCTGGTGGTGCTGGAGGCAATGAAAATGGAGCACCCGCTCAAGTCCGGCATCGACGGCGTGCTCAAGCGGGTGCAGGTCAAGGTTGGCGATCAGGTAAAAAATCGTCAGGTTCTGTTGCAGGTCGAGTAG
- a CDS encoding exonuclease domain-containing protein: MPHWLVIDLEATTDEGGWPVTEMEIIEIGATLVDRAGREQDHFQRFVKPTRRPLLTPFCRELTHITQANIDAAQPLHEVWPAFERWLAQHQSRLEGWVSWGDYDRKQLLQEWQRLHLDSGLSRVPHMNLKQRFAKARRLERPLGLNGALQLAGLQFSGQQHRALEDARNTARLLPLVLPL, encoded by the coding sequence ATGCCCCACTGGCTGGTCATAGATCTGGAAGCCACCACCGACGAGGGTGGCTGGCCGGTCACCGAAATGGAAATTATCGAGATTGGCGCCACCCTGGTCGATCGCGCCGGGCGTGAGCAGGATCATTTTCAGCGCTTCGTCAAACCGACGCGGCGGCCCTTGCTCACTCCGTTTTGCCGCGAACTGACGCACATCACCCAGGCCAATATCGATGCCGCGCAACCGCTCCATGAGGTCTGGCCGGCCTTCGAGCGCTGGCTGGCACAGCACCAATCGCGCCTCGAGGGGTGGGTCAGCTGGGGCGATTACGATCGCAAGCAGTTGCTGCAGGAATGGCAGCGTCTGCACCTCGACAGTGGCCTCAGCCGGGTGCCGCACATGAACCTCAAACAACGCTTCGCCAAGGCCCGCCGTCTCGAGCGGCCATTGGGCCTCAACGGTGCGTTGCAACTGGCCGGCCTGCAATTCAGCGGCCAGCAGCATCGGGCGCTGGAGGATGCGCGCAACACGGCGCGGTTATTGCCACTGGTGTTGCCGCTTTAG
- the ppnP gene encoding pyrimidine/purine nucleoside phosphorylase, whose product MFKVNEYFDGTVKSIAFGTAEGPATIGVMAPGEYEFGTSQREIMHVVSGALTVKLPDSSDWETFAAGSQFNVPANSKFQLKVAVDTAYLCEYRG is encoded by the coding sequence ATGTTTAAAGTCAACGAGTACTTCGACGGCACCGTCAAGTCGATCGCCTTTGGCACCGCTGAAGGTCCGGCGACCATCGGCGTCATGGCCCCGGGCGAATACGAATTCGGCACCAGCCAGCGTGAAATCATGCACGTTGTGTCGGGCGCCCTGACCGTCAAGCTGCCCGACAGCAGCGACTGGGAAACCTTCGCCGCCGGCAGCCAGTTCAATGTACCGGCCAACAGCAAGTTCCAGCTGAAGGTCGCGGTCGACACTGCCTACCTGTGCGAATACCGCGGCTGA
- a CDS encoding MOSC domain-containing protein has translation MLRLSALYRYPLKSGKGEVLQSAELDKLGLTGDRRWMLVDEASGRFLTQRAEARMSQLSALWNADGGLTLATPGQGSIDIPLSADDAELRGVTIWRDTLRVPDAGDEAARWVSEFLGKPTRLVQMPLDRARTTQSGFGHDDDQVAFADGYPLLLIGDASLQDLSGKVGRSLEMLRFRPNLVIEGSAAYAEDGWKRIRIGDIEFRVVKPCSRCIMTTVDPQTGERSADREPFATLQKHRATADGPMFGQNLVNDSNGRLEVGMPVEILE, from the coding sequence ATGCTGCGTCTGAGCGCGCTTTATCGTTACCCGTTGAAATCCGGCAAGGGCGAAGTGCTGCAAAGCGCCGAGCTGGACAAGCTGGGGCTGACGGGCGATCGACGCTGGATGCTGGTAGACGAGGCCAGCGGGCGCTTCCTGACTCAGCGTGCCGAAGCACGGATGAGTCAGCTGTCGGCGCTGTGGAATGCCGATGGCGGCCTGACACTCGCGACGCCCGGGCAAGGCTCCATCGATATTCCCTTGTCGGCGGATGATGCCGAGCTGCGCGGCGTGACCATCTGGCGCGATACCTTGCGCGTGCCGGATGCCGGCGACGAAGCGGCGCGTTGGGTCAGCGAGTTCCTTGGCAAGCCGACACGCCTGGTTCAGATGCCGCTGGATCGAGCACGCACGACACAATCGGGTTTCGGCCACGATGACGATCAAGTCGCCTTCGCCGACGGCTATCCGTTGCTATTGATTGGCGACGCTTCGCTGCAGGACCTTTCCGGCAAGGTCGGGCGTTCGCTGGAGATGCTGCGTTTCCGGCCGAATCTGGTGATCGAAGGCAGCGCGGCTTATGCCGAGGATGGCTGGAAGCGTATTCGTATCGGCGATATCGAGTTTCGCGTGGTCAAGCCGTGCTCACGCTGCATCATGACGACCGTCGACCCGCAAACCGGCGAGCGCAGTGCCGACCGCGAACCGTTCGCCACCCTGCAAAAGCATCGGGCCACGGCCGATGGTCCAATGTTCGGGCAGAACCTGGTCAATGACAGTAACGGTCGTCTCGAAGTCGGGATGCCCGTGGAAATCCTCGAATAA
- a CDS encoding chemotaxis protein CheV: protein MAGILDTVDQRTQLVGENRLEILMFRLAGRQLFAINVFKVQEVLQLPKLTLMPQRHPFVCGVVNLRGQTLPVIDLSQAIGMRPLVPGPNSTIIVTEYNRSVQAFLVGGVDRIVNMNWEAILPPPTSAGRQHYLTAISKVDDQLVEIIDVEKVLAEIVPYNAKVSRDKLDDPVLERARGREVLLVDDSNVALSQLRDTLGQLGVKMHIASDGLKALNMLKAWADTGVHMTDKLLMIFTDAEMPEMDGYRLTTEIRNDPRLRGLYVVLHTSLSGSFNDSMVKKVGCDNFLSKFQPDKLVDVVRQRLMLDEVPA from the coding sequence ATGGCCGGCATTCTCGACACGGTAGACCAACGCACGCAACTGGTGGGTGAGAATCGCCTGGAAATTCTCATGTTTCGACTGGCCGGGCGGCAGTTGTTTGCGATCAACGTGTTCAAGGTTCAGGAAGTGCTGCAACTGCCGAAGCTGACCCTGATGCCGCAGCGTCACCCGTTCGTTTGCGGTGTGGTCAACCTGCGCGGGCAGACCTTGCCGGTGATCGACCTGTCCCAGGCAATCGGCATGCGCCCCCTGGTGCCAGGGCCGAACAGCACCATCATCGTCACTGAATACAACCGTTCGGTGCAGGCCTTCCTGGTGGGCGGCGTCGATCGCATCGTCAACATGAACTGGGAGGCCATTCTGCCGCCGCCGACCAGCGCCGGTCGCCAGCATTATCTGACGGCCATCAGCAAGGTCGACGATCAACTGGTGGAAATCATCGACGTGGAAAAAGTCCTCGCCGAAATCGTCCCGTACAACGCCAAGGTCTCGCGCGACAAACTCGACGATCCGGTGCTGGAGCGCGCCCGTGGCCGTGAAGTGCTGCTGGTCGACGACTCCAATGTGGCGCTTTCGCAGCTGCGTGACACCCTCGGCCAGCTCGGGGTGAAAATGCACATTGCCAGCGACGGCCTCAAAGCACTGAACATGCTCAAGGCCTGGGCCGATACCGGCGTGCACATGACCGACAAGTTGCTGATGATCTTCACCGATGCGGAAATGCCGGAAATGGACGGCTACCGTCTGACCACCGAAATTCGCAACGACCCGCGTTTGCGCGGCCTGTATGTGGTGCTGCACACCTCGTTGTCGGGCAGCTTCAACGATTCGATGGTGAAGAAGGTCGGCTGCGACAACTTCCTCTCCAAATTCCAGCCGGACAAACTGGTCGACGTGGTGCGCCAGCGTTTGATGCTCGACGAAGTCCCGGCCTGA
- a CDS encoding sensor histidine kinase: MYASLKSITQWPPSRENARRFTLILSVAAALGSLMTYGFSTSFSLGLLLLQIAATACVWVQYRLSRKSIKFQPQELADRLLQVQENERHRLSRELHDDIGQLLTAAKLQSEWLKRRLPPDSQEQCSVLCDTLEETLNKVRDVSAILNPRQLTSLGLEASLRAHLLKTLANTSVQWSLDCQQRLNGIPEEMAVAAFRITQEAVTNILRHAQAKNLVVRLQRLPEGLTLLISDDGAGFAPATDPGREGQRGMAGMAERIEQLGGTLSVVSEPGRGTQIEALFPWAPRALERASTNKVMR; the protein is encoded by the coding sequence ATGTACGCCAGCCTCAAGTCAATTACCCAATGGCCCCCTTCGCGGGAAAATGCGCGTCGGTTCACGCTGATATTGTCAGTCGCGGCCGCACTGGGCAGTTTGATGACCTATGGTTTTTCAACTTCCTTCAGTTTGGGTCTGCTGCTACTGCAAATCGCGGCGACTGCCTGTGTCTGGGTGCAATATCGGCTGTCGCGCAAATCAATCAAGTTTCAGCCGCAGGAACTCGCCGACCGTCTGCTGCAAGTCCAGGAAAACGAACGCCATCGCCTCAGCCGCGAACTGCACGACGATATCGGCCAGTTGCTGACGGCGGCGAAACTGCAGAGTGAGTGGCTCAAGCGTCGCCTGCCGCCCGACTCGCAGGAACAATGCTCGGTGTTATGCGACACCCTTGAAGAAACCCTGAACAAGGTGCGCGACGTTTCGGCCATTCTCAATCCGCGCCAGTTGACCAGTCTGGGACTCGAGGCCAGCCTGCGTGCGCATCTGCTCAAGACCCTGGCCAACACCAGCGTGCAATGGAGCCTCGATTGTCAGCAGCGCCTCAATGGCATTCCAGAAGAGATGGCCGTCGCCGCCTTTCGCATCACCCAGGAAGCGGTGACCAATATTCTTCGTCATGCACAGGCGAAAAATCTGGTGGTACGCTTGCAGCGCCTGCCCGAGGGTCTGACATTATTGATCAGTGATGACGGCGCGGGATTTGCGCCGGCGACCGATCCGGGTCGCGAAGGACAACGCGGCATGGCCGGGATGGCCGAACGAATCGAGCAACTGGGTGGCACCCTGAGCGTCGTCAGCGAGCCGGGCAGAGGCACCCAGATCGAAGCACTTTTCCCGTGGGCGCCGCGCGCACTCGAACGGGCCAGTACGAATAAGGTTATGCGTTGA
- a CDS encoding response regulator produces the protein MTCNLLLVDDHSLIRAGVRALVLDIPGYAVIGEANDGSQLLEMVEQLNPDIILLDISMKETGGLEALQRLKRVRPQSKVLILSMHTDPALIMQALESGAYGYLLKDTTATELEHALEALRNNERYLSPAIAHTVINQALTRNQNQQPDIADAHNLTARQLEILRLIVRGKSTREIANGLGLSIKTVETHRSQIMKRLQIFDVAGLVLFAVREQIISLDD, from the coding sequence TTGACTTGCAATTTACTTCTGGTGGATGACCACTCGCTGATCAGGGCCGGCGTGCGCGCTCTGGTGCTGGATATTCCCGGTTACGCGGTGATTGGCGAGGCCAATGATGGTTCGCAATTGCTCGAGATGGTCGAGCAACTTAATCCCGATATCATCTTGCTGGATATCTCCATGAAGGAAACCGGGGGGCTGGAAGCACTGCAACGCCTCAAGCGCGTACGACCGCAGAGCAAGGTGCTGATTCTGTCGATGCACACCGATCCGGCGCTGATCATGCAGGCACTCGAGTCCGGCGCCTACGGTTACCTGCTCAAGGACACCACCGCCACCGAGCTGGAACACGCCCTGGAAGCCTTGCGCAACAACGAGCGCTACTTGAGCCCGGCCATCGCCCATACCGTGATCAATCAGGCGCTGACCCGCAATCAGAACCAGCAGCCGGATATTGCCGACGCGCACAACCTGACGGCGCGCCAACTGGAAATCCTGCGCCTGATCGTGCGTGGCAAGTCCACCCGCGAGATTGCCAACGGCCTGGGCTTGAGCATCAAAACAGTCGAAACCCACCGTTCCCAGATCATGAAGCGCCTGCAGATCTTCGACGTGGCGGGCCTCGTGCTGTTTGCCGTGCGCGAACAGATCATCAGCCTTGACGACTGA
- the yegS gene encoding lipid kinase YegS produces the protein MNERRALLILHGKQALNEAVRTAVEDKRKQGWELAVRLTWEAGDAQRWVEQALADGYTTIIAGGGDGTLRDIAEALAAHPGKASLVLLPLGTANDFSRAAGVPLEPAEALELLDVPPHDIDVGEVGGQIFLNMATGGFGSQVTANTSEDLKKVLGGAAYLFTGLSRFSELHAAYGELQGPDFHWSGELLALGIGNGRQAGGGHVLCPQALADDGLLDISILPAPQELVGTLKSLLSEGFGLDNLFVRTRLPWVEIKVAEGLCMNLDGEPLECNSLRFEVRPAALRVHLPEHSPLLSSTEAISRQG, from the coding sequence ATGAACGAGCGCCGGGCGCTGTTGATTCTGCATGGCAAACAGGCTCTCAACGAGGCGGTTCGCACTGCCGTCGAGGACAAGCGCAAGCAGGGCTGGGAGCTGGCCGTGCGCCTGACCTGGGAAGCCGGGGATGCACAGCGCTGGGTAGAACAGGCGTTAGCGGACGGCTACACCACGATCATTGCCGGTGGCGGCGATGGCACCTTGCGCGATATTGCCGAAGCGCTCGCGGCGCATCCGGGCAAGGCCAGTCTGGTGCTTTTGCCCCTGGGCACCGCCAACGACTTTTCCCGCGCCGCCGGGGTGCCGCTGGAGCCTGCCGAAGCATTGGAATTGCTCGATGTGCCGCCGCACGATATTGACGTGGGCGAGGTGGGCGGGCAGATTTTTCTCAACATGGCCACCGGTGGGTTCGGCAGTCAGGTCACGGCCAACACGTCTGAAGATTTGAAGAAAGTCCTCGGCGGCGCAGCTTATCTATTCACTGGATTGTCGCGCTTCAGCGAGTTGCATGCTGCCTATGGCGAACTGCAGGGGCCGGATTTTCACTGGAGCGGTGAGCTGTTGGCGCTGGGCATTGGCAATGGCCGTCAGGCCGGCGGCGGACATGTGTTGTGCCCGCAGGCGCTGGCCGATGATGGACTGCTCGATATCAGCATCCTGCCGGCACCACAGGAGCTGGTGGGGACTTTGAAATCACTGCTGAGCGAAGGTTTCGGGCTGGATAATCTGTTCGTGCGAACCCGTTTGCCCTGGGTTGAAATCAAGGTGGCCGAGGGGCTGTGCATGAATCTCGACGGCGAACCGCTGGAGTGCAACAGCCTGCGCTTTGAAGTGCGTCCGGCGGCATTGCGCGTGCATTTGCCGGAACATTCACCCTTGTTGAGCAGTACCGAAGCGATCAGTCGTCAAGGCTGA
- a CDS encoding molybdopterin molybdotransferase MoeA, which produces MKPVAKPGKTGALMPVEVALARLLEMAEAAPIVEHEPLPLAQVQGRVLSEDLFSTLDLPPWPNSAMDGYALNLGQWNGQPLPVSQKVFAGQSPQPLEPGTCARIFTGAPVPAGADCVEMQENAAVEADGKVQFLEPMKAGQNIRPQGQETTIGELILPAGTRLGPIEQGLAASLGCAALKVVRKVRVAVISTGDELVEPGQTLGPGQIYNSNRVLLCSWLQRLGCEVIDAGILPDDLATTRARLGELQDVDLILSTGGVSVGEADFLGIALREEGELALWKLAIKPGKPLTCGHFRNVPVIGLPGNPASTLVTFALLTRPYLLRRQGVREVEPLKFSVPAGFAWPVAGNRREYLRGRLEQGRATVYRNQSSGVLRSAVWADGLVEVLEGRTLSEGDEVGFIPLSDLLG; this is translated from the coding sequence GTGAAACCCGTGGCTAAGCCGGGCAAGACCGGAGCCTTGATGCCGGTCGAAGTGGCGTTGGCACGTTTGCTGGAAATGGCCGAGGCCGCACCCATCGTCGAGCATGAGCCTCTGCCGCTGGCGCAGGTCCAGGGGCGAGTGCTGAGCGAAGATCTGTTTTCCACGCTGGATCTGCCACCTTGGCCGAACTCCGCCATGGATGGTTACGCGCTCAACCTCGGCCAATGGAATGGGCAGCCGCTGCCGGTCAGTCAAAAAGTGTTTGCCGGCCAATCCCCGCAACCTTTGGAGCCTGGCACGTGCGCGCGCATCTTCACTGGCGCGCCGGTACCGGCGGGCGCCGACTGCGTGGAAATGCAGGAGAACGCTGCGGTCGAGGCCGACGGCAAAGTGCAGTTCCTCGAACCCATGAAGGCCGGGCAGAACATTCGGCCGCAAGGGCAGGAAACCACCATCGGTGAGCTGATCCTGCCGGCCGGAACCCGGCTGGGCCCGATCGAGCAAGGGCTTGCTGCGTCGCTGGGCTGTGCCGCTCTGAAGGTGGTGCGCAAGGTTCGCGTGGCGGTGATTTCCACTGGCGACGAGCTGGTGGAACCAGGTCAGACGCTTGGACCGGGGCAGATCTACAACAGCAACCGGGTGCTGCTTTGCAGTTGGCTGCAACGGCTTGGCTGCGAGGTGATCGATGCCGGCATTCTTCCGGATGACCTCGCCACTACCCGTGCTCGGCTCGGTGAGTTGCAGGATGTCGATCTGATTCTTTCCACCGGTGGCGTGTCGGTGGGCGAAGCAGATTTTCTCGGCATCGCTCTACGCGAGGAGGGAGAACTCGCACTGTGGAAGCTGGCAATCAAACCCGGGAAACCACTGACCTGTGGTCATTTTCGCAACGTGCCGGTCATTGGCTTGCCGGGAAATCCGGCCTCGACCCTGGTGACCTTTGCGCTGCTGACCCGGCCCTATCTGTTGCGACGTCAGGGCGTGCGTGAAGTCGAGCCGCTGAAATTCAGCGTACCCGCGGGTTTCGCCTGGCCTGTGGCCGGCAATCGGCGCGAATACCTGCGCGGGCGTCTTGAGCAAGGGCGGGCGACTGTTTACCGCAACCAGAGCTCCGGGGTATTGCGCAGCGCCGTGTGGGCTGACGGTCTGGTTGAAGTACTGGAAGGTCGCACGTTGAGTGAAGGCGACGAGGTGGGCTTCATTCCGTTGAGTGATCTGCTGGGCTGA
- the moaB gene encoding molybdenum cofactor biosynthesis protein B, with the protein MKAKADVPFVPLNIAVLTVSDTRTLETDTSGQVFVDRLTAAGHNLAQRVLLKDDLYKIRAQVANWIADDVVQVVLITGGTGFTGRDSTPEAVACLLDKQVDGFGELFRQISVADIGTSTVQSRALAGLANGTLVCCLPGSTNAVRTGWDGILGEQLDARHRPCNFVTHLKQAAPCETRG; encoded by the coding sequence ATGAAAGCCAAGGCTGATGTACCTTTCGTGCCGCTCAATATTGCGGTGCTGACTGTCAGTGATACCCGGACTCTGGAAACCGACACTTCCGGCCAGGTTTTCGTCGACCGCTTGACGGCGGCGGGGCATAACCTGGCGCAACGCGTGTTGCTCAAAGATGATCTTTACAAAATTCGGGCGCAAGTCGCCAACTGGATCGCCGACGATGTCGTGCAGGTGGTGCTGATCACCGGCGGAACGGGCTTCACCGGTCGCGACAGCACGCCGGAAGCGGTTGCCTGCCTGCTCGACAAACAGGTCGACGGCTTTGGCGAATTGTTCCGGCAGATATCGGTCGCCGATATCGGCACTTCGACCGTGCAATCACGCGCGCTGGCCGGTCTGGCCAATGGCACGCTGGTGTGCTGCCTGCCGGGTTCGACCAATGCGGTGCGCACCGGTTGGGACGGCATTCTCGGTGAGCAACTGGACGCCCGCCACCGTCCGTGCAATTTCGTCACGCATCTGAAGCAGGCGGCGCCGTGTGAAACCCGTGGCTAA
- the mobA gene encoding molybdenum cofactor guanylyltransferase MobA translates to MTVNTRLPACSILLLAGGRGQRMGGQDKGLVEWLGEPMIAHLQRKVRAMTDDLIISCNRNRERYAPFADQLVADDEGDFPGPLAGIRAGLKAAHHPHLLVLPCDVPRIDTALLQSMRETAQLNSEKPLMLRHGEHWEPLLCVIPLSLSAAFEEAWNAGERSPGRVMRSLGATALQCPDNDPRLANLNTPELLNAYNTVSD, encoded by the coding sequence ATGACCGTCAACACCCGATTACCCGCTTGTTCCATCCTGCTGTTGGCAGGCGGACGCGGCCAGCGCATGGGCGGCCAGGACAAGGGATTGGTGGAATGGCTGGGCGAGCCGATGATCGCGCATCTGCAGCGCAAGGTCCGGGCAATGACCGACGACCTGATTATTTCCTGCAACCGCAACCGCGAGCGCTACGCGCCGTTTGCCGATCAACTGGTTGCCGACGATGAAGGCGATTTCCCCGGGCCACTGGCCGGGATTCGTGCCGGCCTGAAAGCCGCACACCATCCGCACTTGCTGGTACTGCCCTGCGATGTTCCACGCATCGACACGGCATTGCTGCAGAGCATGCGTGAGACGGCGCAGCTGAATTCTGAAAAACCTTTAATGTTGCGTCATGGCGAACACTGGGAACCGTTGCTTTGCGTGATCCCGCTGAGCCTTTCGGCGGCCTTCGAAGAGGCCTGGAACGCCGGTGAACGCAGCCCAGGCCGGGTGATGCGAAGTCTCGGCGCGACGGCTCTGCAATGCCCGGACAACGACCCGCGCCTGGCCAACCTCAACACCCCCGAACTGTTAAACGCTTACAACACTGTGTCAGACTGA
- a CDS encoding YgdI/YgdR family lipoprotein — MTQRTLATFMLALGLATLAGCSSPTVITLNDGREIQAVDTPKYDDDSGFYEFQQLDGKETRINKDQVRTVKEL, encoded by the coding sequence ATGACTCAACGGACCCTCGCCACTTTCATGCTCGCACTGGGCCTGGCTACCCTCGCCGGTTGCTCCTCGCCTACAGTGATCACCTTGAATGACGGTCGCGAAATCCAGGCCGTCGACACCCCGAAATACGATGACGATTCGGGCTTCTACGAGTTCCAGCAGCTGGACGGCAAAGAGACCCGCATCAACAAGGATCAGGTGCGTACCGTTAAAGAACTGTAA
- a CDS encoding pseudouridine synthase, with the protein MSNPTFSAAHAQASTLYLPPGQWRTVLDCLCEHFSAIGREQWLDRIARGRVLDGNGQPIDVNLAYKEGLRIHYFREVPDEQPIPVLETILYADEHLVVADKPHFLPVTPAGEYVEQTLLRRLIRRLDNPHLVPLHRIDRHTAGLVIFSANPQTRSAYQSLFPTRQIDKRYEAIAPALPDMEFPLVHKSRLVDGEPFFRMQEGPGVSNTETAVEVRERNGDLWRYGLYPVTGKKHQLRVHMTALGASICNDPFYPQVLKDVEDDYANPLKLLAQGLTFIDPVTGETREFESRIKLQW; encoded by the coding sequence ATGTCCAATCCAACATTCTCTGCCGCCCACGCTCAGGCCAGCACGCTCTATCTGCCGCCGGGTCAATGGCGGACCGTACTCGATTGTCTGTGCGAGCATTTCAGTGCCATTGGCCGTGAGCAATGGCTGGACCGTATTGCCCGAGGGCGTGTACTGGATGGCAATGGTCAGCCGATCGACGTGAACCTGGCTTACAAGGAAGGTCTGCGCATTCATTACTTTCGCGAAGTGCCGGACGAACAGCCGATTCCGGTGCTCGAGACGATTCTGTATGCCGATGAACACCTGGTCGTTGCGGACAAACCGCACTTCCTGCCGGTGACGCCGGCCGGGGAGTACGTTGAGCAAACGTTACTGCGCCGCTTGATCCGCCGTCTGGACAACCCTCATCTGGTGCCGCTGCACCGTATCGATCGACATACTGCAGGGCTGGTGATTTTCTCGGCCAATCCGCAGACCCGTTCGGCCTACCAGTCGTTGTTCCCGACGCGGCAGATCGACAAGCGCTATGAAGCGATTGCCCCGGCACTTCCGGATATGGAATTTCCCTTGGTGCACAAGAGCCGTCTGGTCGACGGCGAGCCGTTCTTCCGCATGCAGGAAGGTCCGGGTGTCAGCAATACCGAAACGGCAGTGGAAGTACGGGAAAGGAACGGCGACCTGTGGCGCTATGGGTTGTATCCGGTGACCGGCAAGAAACATCAACTGCGCGTCCACATGACTGCGTTGGGCGCGAGCATCTGCAACGATCCGTTTTATCCGCAGGTGTTGAAAGATGTCGAGGATGACTACGCCAACCCGCTGAAACTGCTGGCGCAGGGACTGACATTCATCGACCCTGTGACCGGAGAAACGCGCGAGTTTGAGAGCCGGATCAAGCTGCAATGGTGA